The sequence GTTCCCTTGCTGCAAGGAACACCGGAGGCGCGCTCCAAGAACACAAGTACCAAGTCCATCCTCGTCTCTCACCCGACGGCGCGGTTCCAGCAGAGACATGGCGGTGCTGGTCTCCCGGCACAACTCCCTGTTCGAGTTCCTTTCTCACACAGAGAAACTCAGACAGGGCGACAGGTCAAAGGTGGGGGGTCTGTGGGTGATTCAGCTTTTTCAGAAACGAAACGTTCCCCCTCCTGCACCGCCAGCCTCCACCCCGCCCGAAGCACGTGCCCGTGCTCCTCTTTTAGCTTCAGACCGCCCTATTCCTACCTCAAAACACAAAGCACTTGAAAACTTCGACCAAAATCACTCAAACTTCTCATTCTCGTGAGCGGGTGAAGCGAAGAGCGGAGGGTTCATCGAGAGAAGCCTGCCCATGCTAAGCCCCCTGATGCCAGCGGTAAGGGCAGGAGAACGTTCCTTGAAGAAGCGCCCCAAGACCCCGGGACGTGTTCGGCAGTGATGCGAAAACACGCCGGGGGTGCCCTGGAGGAAGGGGCTTTGATGGCCTGGAGGAACCGAAGTCTCCTGCACCGCGAGAGGGTCACGGCCAGCCCCGCCGGATCGCCGCCAGTGCCGATCTGCCTGTGACAGCCTCCATGCCAGGCCACCTGGCTCGGGCATCACCTTGCCCCACCGTCGGTGCCCGAGCAGCCCTCCCCCGTCCTTGTGCCCCTCTCGTTCACGACAGGGAGCGGGCGGGCGACGCTCCGTGTTCGCGCTCTGGCCCGGCGGGACCCTCGCCGCTCAGGCGGCGCGCTCACTCCATCTCATATCAGGAGGAAAGCGAGATGGTGAACACCCGTTGCCTTACCTATGTCAGTCCCAAAACTTCGCAGCACGAGGAGGGTCGGGGCGAACTCCAGGCTCAGGTCGAGGCGGCCCTCCAGGTCCTGCGTCTCGCCGAGCAGCTCGGTCCCCGTCCTCGGAAACCGCGCGTCCGTGTTCACCTGCACTGATGCTCCACCCGGGTTCCGCCTGTCCCCGGGACCCGGTCCACACCCCTGACCTGAAAGAATGCCCATGCTGCATCTGCTGCTCGGCAGCCTTCGCAAGGACGCCCGGCTCCTGCGTTGGCTCGCCACCATTCTCCCTCCCGCCCTGCTGCTCGGCTTCGCCTTGCGGGTCAGTCGCAGGGCCCCGCCCGACGCGGCGCAGGTCTGGTTCTCGCTGCTTGCCACCCTGCTGTGGGCCGTGCTGTTCCTGCTCGCCCGCCGTTTCGGTCCGGCCTTCGACACCCGCACCGGCACCCGGTTGATGGGGACTCTCCGGGTCGTCCTCCTCCTGCTGTTCGTCATGCAACTGATCCTGTTGCTCGGCACCCTCTTCCCCTTCGCCTGACCTCCCCGGTCCCGAACTTCAGCAGCACCCAAGCGAAGCCACCCAACGTCCGGGACGACGGACGACCTGCGACCCCTGATCCTCAGCGCCGACCAGATGTCCCCACCCTGACCAGCGACTGGGCGTGGCAGGTCGGGGAGGTCCCATGCCGAGCCTTTCCCTTTTGCGTGGCCCGGGAGGACCCTCGCCTCCCGGGCGGCGAGGCAGGCATGGCCCTCCTGCACTTCCTGCTTCGCCGCTTCGGCCACCGGGTCCCCGACCCCGTCCTCGTGACCTGCCCCGACTGCCACGGAGAGGGCGACCTCCTGGTGGACGACGGCCGTCGTGTTCATCGACCCCGACACGGGAGCGGCCGAGGTCGAGGTCGGCCAGAACCTGGAGACGTGCACGACCTGCCACAGCTCCAGTCGGACCTCTCTCCGGACACAGCTCGTGATCCGCACCGCTCACCTCGTCAACACAGATCGCTGGTGGGACCGGCACGCCAAAGCCTGACCTGCGCTCGTCAACCCGGCCGCCGAGCGGGGAGCCTCCACGTCTTTTTTAATGGCGGCTGCACCCGGGCGGAAGGTGCAGCCGCTTCCGCTCACGTCCGGCAGAGACGCTGGGCTGCCCCGCCAGTTCCACCAGCCTCCACCCTCACCCGCCGGGCAGCGGGTGGGCCAGCCGCATGACCACCAAACGCATCCGCCACAAGGGCAAGAGGAAGTTCCCTCGTCCCCTCACCCGTGAGCAGAAACGCGAGCGGAAGTATCCGAGCCGGAGGTACGTGTGAGGCCGCCCGTCCTCCCCCAAGTCGCCGGCACACCCCCCGCCGGCCAGGCCCTGCTGACCCACACGCTGGCCCTGCTCGACCTGCTCGACGTCCTGCGGCCCAACCTGGAACGCACCCTGTGCGTCGACCTGATCATCACCGGTCCCGCCGTGTCGGCCCACACCACCTGTGAACTCGCCCGCCTGGCCCTGCAGGATGCCGACGGACTCCCTGCCCATCCCCAAGTGCCTGCGCTGACCGCGCACGTCCGCCGTCTGCTAGGCGCCCTGCTCGCCTCGCCCGCCCCTCACGGTCTCGTCGCCTGAACACGCCCTGACGTGACCAACCTGACCCGCACCCACGCTGGAGGACGGGCACGGTCAACCCTCGCGTCCACTGCAGAACGGGCAGCCATCCCTCGCCCGGAGACCGCACCGGGCGAACCACCGGCAAGGTTCACCGGTGCCGCCGCGCACCAGAAGGAGTCCCCATGAACAAGGTCCTGATCATCGCCGCCCTCGCCCGCGATCCCGAACTCCGCTACACCCCGGGAGGCACCGCCGTCCTCGATCTCACCCTCGCGGGCGAGCGCCACATCACGGGCAGCGACGGGCGCGCGCACGTCATCCCCTTCTACGAGAACGGGCAGGCGCTGGGCAAGTACGCCGAACATCTGGCCGAGCGCGGGTATCAGGCGGGCGACGTTCTGGTGGCGGACGGGCAGCTCGATTACAGCCAGTGGGAAGCGTCCGAAGGGGGCAAGCGCAGCGCCCTGCGGGTGCGCGTCACGGGGACGGTGCGCCAAGCGGACGGAGACTTCGAACTCATTCAGGATGGCCGGGGCGGGCAGCGACTCAGGGGCGGCTTGAACCGGGCCACGGTCATCGGGAACGTGTCCGCCGACCCCGAACTGCGGCACACACCTGCCGGTGACGCCGTGCTCGGTCTGCGTCTGGGCGTCAACGAGAAGTACAAGGACCGTCAGGGCCAAGCCCAGGAGAAGACGCACTGGGTGGACGTGACCCTATGGCGCGACCTGGCCCTGGCTCACCAGGGACTGCGCAAGGGTGACCCGGTCCTGGTGGAGGGCGCACTGGTGGACGAGTCGTGGACGGACCGCGACGGGCGTGGGCGCCGGACCAAGAAGGTGGAGGCGGACACGGTGGTCCCCCTCAGCCGGGGTGCGGGCACGGGGACCTCCGGCACGCCAGCTCCGGCGCGCGAGCAGCGGCAGCCGGTCGCTGCCTCGGGGACTCGCGCGGCCAGCTCTCAAAACGCCGCGCCCGCCCCGACCCGCTCTGGGAGGCTGGACATCGATCAGGGGCTGGAGGACTTCCCGCCCGACGAGGCGCCCCTGCCGTTTTGAGCCAGCTCGGGGGAGAGAGGCGTTCTCTCCCCTGTTCGTCTGGAGCATCCACCTGCCGTCCCCATCGCCCCCGGCGGGGTGCCCCTAAGGAACCCTCGCCCGGGAGAACGCCGGGCGCAAAGGAGCGCATGAACCTGTCCCTGAAGCTCGGCGAGGGCGTGAACCTCGACCTCCGTCTCGGTGAGATCGCGGCGTCCCTCATCACCCCAGAGGCGCTTGCTCTCGCGGCGCACTTGGAGGACGCGGCAGACGACTCCTTCACTCTGTTCACCTGCGGGCCCCTGGTTCTGCCGCCCTCCGGCGGCGTGATCCGTCTCAGCCTGGAAGCTCCGGAAGAGGCGGACCAAGCCCTCACGCTCTCGGTTGGCGAGGCTCTCCACGCCGCCCGCGTCATCACCTCGGCGGCCCGGACCCTCCACGGTATTCGTGCCGGACGGCGGTCTGGCCGGGCGCGCGTGGGCACCACCTTCAGCGGGCAGAGGGCCGGGACATGCTGAGGTTCCTGCATGTCCTCGCCAGTTTCCTCACGCCCGCCTTCGAGGTCGAGCAGCAGTTCCCGCCACGCTGTGGCGAGCGGCGCAGCCTCCACGTCACCCACCGGCCGGGCGCGGGGTACGCCGTGTTCGAGACCCGCACCGACGAGGCGCAGGGGGAGACGGCCATCGACGCCGAGACCTTCGAGGACGGCCTGACCCGTCCCCAAGCCCTGCGTCTCGCGGCCCGGTCCGGAGCTCGCCCCGAGACGGCGGCCGCAGTGCAGGCGTCCCGCTCGGCCCTCGTTCCCGCGCCCGTTCCTCTTCGGCTGGAGGTGCACGGCGACCTCGGCGTCGTCACCCTGCATCTGCACGAGCACCTGGACCAGCCGGGCTTCCTCGCCGCGTTGGAGTGGGCCCTCCGGACCACCGACGCCGCGTCCTACCTCGCCCTGATCGGCCGGGAGGGAGAGCAGGAACTGGCCTGGCAGGTCCTCTTCGAGCGGGTGCCCTGGGGTCGGGGGACGGTCCGCGAGATCGAGCGCCTCACCGCCCACCTGTGACCCGGAAGGGCAGACCTTTCCCGGAAGGACCTTCGCCCGGAACCTCACCGGGCGTGTACGCGCTACCATGACCCTCGGAGGAAGCATGACCAAGGTCGCCGTGACCGTCGACGCGCAGGGACGGCTCACCCTGCCCCCCGAGGCGCAGGCCCGCCTCGCCCTCAAGCCCGGGCAGACCGTGGTCATCGATGTGGATCTCCCCGTCGAGGAGACGCCGGTCGGCGAGGGCGAGAACCCCTTCCTGCGCTTCATCGGCAGCCTGCCCCCCCTGGCCGAGGACAGCCGCACGTACTACCGACGTGAACGGGGGCACGAGGACCCTTGACCTGCATCGATACCAACGTGCTCAGCGCCCTGCTTCGTGAGGAGCCGGGCGCTGAGCGTCTGGCGGAGGTCCTGTGGAGGAGCCGCCAGCAGGGGGAACTGTTCATCCATGTGGGCGTGTACGCCGAACTGCTCGCGGCCCCGGGCCAGACCCGCGCGGGGGTCGACCACTTCCTGAGTGAGACCGGCGTCCGGGTGGACTGGCACACGCCCCCGGACGTCTGGTTACAGGCCAGCGCGGGCTACGAGGCGTACAGCCTGCGCCGCCAGCGCAGCGGAGGCGGCCTGCCACGTCGGCTGCTGCTGGACTTCGTGATTGGCGCGCACGCGGCCTCTCTCGGTGCGGCGCTGCTCACCCTCGATCCACAACATTACCGCTTGGCCTTTCCGGGACTGGCCTTGCCTGATCTGACCTCCGACACCTGATTCTCCAGGGGAAGCCGCCGCGCTTCCCCCTTTTTCGTGGACGGCTGGTGGTGCTCCGGCAGAACCCTCGCCCTGACGGGCGGGACAGGCAGCATGAAGGAGTTCGACTTCCACCTGTTGCGGTATGCCGAGGCTCAGGTTCGGGTCACCCGCGCAGATCCTCGTTCAGGGCCGTGACATCCACGACGCGATGGACCGCGCCGCCCTGGCC comes from Deinococcus planocerae and encodes:
- a CDS encoding AbrB/MazE/SpoVT family DNA-binding domain-containing protein, which gives rise to MTKVAVTVDAQGRLTLPPEAQARLALKPGQTVVIDVDLPVEETPVGEGENPFLRFIGSLPPLAEDSRTYYRRERGHEDP
- the ssb gene encoding single-stranded DNA-binding protein, with the protein product MNKVLIIAALARDPELRYTPGGTAVLDLTLAGERHITGSDGRAHVIPFYENGQALGKYAEHLAERGYQAGDVLVADGQLDYSQWEASEGGKRSALRVRVTGTVRQADGDFELIQDGRGGQRLRGGLNRATVIGNVSADPELRHTPAGDAVLGLRLGVNEKYKDRQGQAQEKTHWVDVTLWRDLALAHQGLRKGDPVLVEGALVDESWTDRDGRGRRTKKVEADTVVPLSRGAGTGTSGTPAPAREQRQPVAASGTRAASSQNAAPAPTRSGRLDIDQGLEDFPPDEAPLPF
- a CDS encoding type II toxin-antitoxin system VapC family toxin — encoded protein: MTCIDTNVLSALLREEPGAERLAEVLWRSRQQGELFIHVGVYAELLAAPGQTRAGVDHFLSETGVRVDWHTPPDVWLQASAGYEAYSLRRQRSGGGLPRRLLLDFVIGAHAASLGAALLTLDPQHYRLAFPGLALPDLTSDT